The Actinomyces sp. oral taxon 414 genome has a segment encoding these proteins:
- the gatC gene encoding Asp-tRNA(Asn)/Glu-tRNA(Gln) amidotransferase subunit GatC, producing MSAISSAEVARVAALARVALTPEEVTRLAGELDAVASSFARVTSVVTPDLPATSHPVPLTNVLREDVPGPTLDVDELLAGAPASRDSMFLVPRILGEDSAS from the coding sequence ATGTCTGCCATCTCCTCCGCCGAGGTCGCCCGTGTCGCGGCCCTCGCCCGCGTGGCCCTGACGCCCGAGGAGGTGACGCGCCTGGCCGGTGAGCTCGACGCCGTCGCCTCCTCCTTCGCCCGGGTCACGAGCGTGGTCACCCCCGATCTGCCCGCCACCTCGCACCCGGTCCCCCTGACCAATGTGCTGCGCGAGGACGTGCCCGGGCCGACGCTCGACGTCGATGAGCTCCTGGCCGGGGCGCCGGCCAGCCGGGACTCCATGTTCCTCGTGCCCCGGATCCTCGGAGAGGACTCCGCCTCATGA